The proteins below are encoded in one region of Penicillium psychrofluorescens genome assembly, chromosome: 4:
- a CDS encoding uncharacterized protein (ID:PFLUO_007040-T1.cds;~source:funannotate), whose product MQFKLSLVAFLATTVIAAPVPAGKEASCASDAINALSIATSEASSLTKTLDGNGNLIEVGHSAVSGLTNHVGTLLKRLSLPCGSSLSKSEQEQLCSAAELFIDQDEALVKSLDNQKGLLKDTPFFAPVAAATTALEGATGEYFDPIFSATPLCGGSLQQLVQTLQDDISQLVHSFTMLQSAPRLPLQGPGSGAESGNPN is encoded by the exons ATGCAGTTCAAGCTCTCCCTCGTTGCCTTCCTGGCCACCACTGTTATTGCGGCGCCCGTCCCGGCCGGCAAGGAGGCTAGCTGTGCCTCGGATGCTATCAACGCGCTGAGTATCGCGACTAGCGAAGCCAGCTCCCTTACCAAGACTCTGGATGGGAATGGCAACCTGATCGAGGTTGGCCAT TCTGCCGTTTCCGGACTGACCAACCATGTCGGAACCCTCCTAAAGAGactctctcttccttgcgGAAGCAGCCTGAGCAAGAGCGAGCAGGAACAgctctgctctgctgctgAGCTG TTCATCGATCAAGACGAGGCCCTCGTGAAGTCCCTTGACAACCAGAAGGGTCTCCTGAAGGACACCCCCTTCTTTGCTCCCGTCGCCGCGGCCACCACTGCCCTCGAAGGCGCCACTGGTGAATACTTCGACCCTATCTTCTCTGCCACCCCTCTTTGCGGAGGTAGTCTCCAGCAGTTGGTGCAGACCCTACAGGATGACATCTCCCAGCTTGTGCACTCGTTCACCATGCTCCAGAGCGCCCCCAGGCTTCCTCTGCAGGGTCCTGGCTCCGGCGCGGAGTCTGGCAACCCCAACTAA
- a CDS encoding uncharacterized protein (ID:PFLUO_007041-T1.cds;~source:funannotate) yields the protein MIKTRICIISDTHTCAPNAPLNTSNPYRQPLPKADILLHAGDLTKVGYHGEHEQMVAMLKEADAELKLVIAGNHDMSLDEEYFTSYGWRRHQRPEPLGGQEILPDEDPRSTIRMKKGVPPSEAALKAYVQRAKDLYTNASAQAAGIRYLEEGTYTFTLSNGATFTVYASPYQPEFCRWAFAYEREEDRFNPPLVPGSAQQPANPVPNHPAVDMMITHGPPLGILDKVIHGGRVGCTHLLRAAERARPRLHVFGHIHEAYGAARGTWDAAAKRGVRLEDVKTDPEDVLERRGAFCDLSAEGGTPLRFGEETLFVNASINTVQYKPRNAPWVVDLNLPVGAEGGGQG from the coding sequence atgatcaagaCCCGCATCTGCATCATCTCAGACACACACACCTGCGCCCCCAATGCACCGCTCAACACCTCCAACCCGTACCGGCAACCACTGCCAAAAGCCGACATCCTGTTACATGCGGGCGATCTGACCAAAGTCGGGTATCACGGCGAGCATGAGCAAATGGTCGCGATGCTCAAGGAAGCAGACGCAGAACTGAAACTTGTCATCGCCGGCAACCACGACATGAGCCTGGATGAAGAGTACTTCACCAGCTACGGGTGGCGACGGCACCAGCGCCCCGAGCCGCTGGGTGGCCAGGAGATTCTACCAGACGAGGACCCAAGATCTACGATTCGAATGAAAAAAGGCGTGCCGCCAAGCGAAGCAGCGCTCAAAGCATACGTCCAGCGCGCCAAGGATCTATACACCAATGCCTCGGCGCAAGCAGCTGGGATCCGCTACCTGGAGGAAGGGACATACACATTCACGCTTTCGAATGGTGCCACCTTCACCGTCTACGCCTCACCATATCAACCCGAATTCTGTCGCTGGGCATTCGCATACGAACGCGAGGAAGACAGATTCAACCCGCCTCTCGTCCCCGGTTCTGCGCAGCAACCAGCAAACCCAGTCCCCAACCATCCCGCCGTCGACATGATGATCACACACGGCCCACCACTGGGTATCCTTGATAAAGTGATCCACGGAGGAAGAGTCGGATGCACACATCTGCTCCGCGCGGCAGAGCGCGCGCGGCCACGACTGCACGTCTTTGGGCATATACATGAAGCGTATGGCGCCGCACGCGGGACGTGGGATGCCGCCGCGAAGAGGGGAGTGAGGCTTGAGGATGTGAAGACCGATCCTGAGGACGTGCTGGAGAGGCGGGGCGCGTTTTGTGATCTGAGTGCTGAGGGGGGAACGCCGCTTAGGTTTGGGGAGGAGACGCTTTTTGTTAACGCGAGCATTAATACTGTGCAGTATAAACCGAGGAATGCGCCTTGGGTGGTCGATTTGAATTTGCCCGTTGGTGCTGAAGGTGGTGGGCAGGGATAG
- a CDS encoding uncharacterized protein (ID:PFLUO_007042-T1.cds;~source:funannotate): protein MGISRDSRHKRSATGAKRAYYRKKRAFEKGRQPANTRIGTKRIHLVRTRGGNRKFRALRLESGNFSWGSEGVSRKTRVIGVSYHPSNNELVRTNTLTRSAVVQIDAAPFRQWYEAHYGQGIGRRRQAKTDAPEEKKSQSVAKKQAARFAAVGKVEGAIERQFESGRLYAVVASRPGQSGRVDGYILEGEELAFYQRAIRK from the exons ATGGGTATCTCCCGCGACTCTCGCCACAAGCGCTCGGCCACCGGTGCCAAGCGTGCCTACTACCGCAAGAAGAG GGCCTTCGAGAAGGGCCGCCAGCCCGCCAACACCCGTATCGGCACCAAGCGCATCCACCTGGTCCGCACCCGTGGCGGCAACCGCAAGTTCCGTGCCCTGCGCCTGGAATCCGGCAACTTCTCGTGGGGATCCGAGGGCGTGTCCCGCAAGACCCGCGTGATCGGTGTCTCGTACCACCCGTCGAACAACGAGCTGGTGCGCACCAACACCCTGACCCGCTCGGCCGTCGTGCAGATCGACGCCGCCCCCTTCCGGCAATGGTACGAGGCCCACTACGGCCAGGGTATCGGCCGCCGGCGCCAGGCCAAGACCGACGcccccgaggagaagaagagccagTCCGTCGCTAAGAAGCAGGCGGCTCGCTTCGCTGCCGTGGGCAAGGTCGAGGGCGCCATCGAGCGCCAGTTTGAGTCTGGTCGTCTGTACGCCGTTGTCGCTTCGCGTCCCGGTCAGTCCGGCCGTGTTGACGGCTACATcctcgagggcgaggagctggcctTCTACCAGCGTGCCATCCGGAAGTAA
- a CDS encoding uncharacterized protein (ID:PFLUO_007043-T1.cds;~source:funannotate), which translates to MANNIIKHMNADHADSLSLFLQAYNGVSARASHPAILENLTASNMIIRAHGTRYVVPLEPPMKDLSESRARMVALHKESLRRLGRSDVTLTEYRGPRGAHAVIFFLCFFFVASCYSRDNLLPGAWAYEYLGYKYVPDLAHFTYNVQPYLFPGVVGIHILETALLAWFRLRPLGVPVLSGTWCKWVASCLVEGFGSWSRINQIVKEERAKNKAE; encoded by the coding sequence atggccaacaacatcatcaagCACATGAACGCCGACCACGCGGACTCGCTCTCCCTCTTCCTACAAGCCTACAATGGCGTGTCCGCCCGGGCATCACACCCGGCCATCCTGGAGAACCTCACCGCCTCAAACATGATCATCCGCGCCCACGGCACCCGCTACGTCGTCCCCCTGGAGCCCCCGATGAAAGACCTGTCCGAGTCGCGCGCCCGCATGGTCGCCCTGCACAAGGAGAGCCTACGGCGCCTGGGCCGCAGCGATGTCACCCTAACCGAATACCGGGGTCCGCGCGGCGCGCAtgccgtcatcttcttcttgtgcttcttcttcgtcgccaGCTGCTACTCGCGCGACAATCTCCTCCCCGGCGCCTGGGCCTACGAGTACCTGGGCTACAAGTACGTGCCGGACCTGGCGCACTTCACCTATAACGTCCAGCCCTATCTGTTTCCGGGTGTCGTGGGTATTCACATCCTCGAGACGGCGTTGTTGGCCTGGTTCCGGCTGCGACCGCTGGGGGTTCCGGTCTTGTCGGGAACGTGGTGTAAGTGGGTGGCGTCGTGCTTAGTGGAGGGGTTCGGGTCGTGGTCACGGATCAATcagatcgtcaaggaggagcgggCGAAGAACAAGGCGGAGTGA
- a CDS encoding uncharacterized protein (ID:PFLUO_007044-T1.cds;~source:funannotate), with translation MATAEKTQDKQKQFQVPDDADYSSGEEDYDSADDYDEEEEAPQKNNNQRRRRPLQKAKNEEVYSDEDDYASDEYDDDDDYSDDGDDVVQGKSMQPYMQQRGMQMGQISGGMNEAPQKEEKSMLDEEGMKLRLELNLEIEIELKARIHGDLTIALM, from the coding sequence atggccaccgccgaAAAGACCCAAGACAAGCAGAAGCAATTCCAGGTGCCGGACGACGCAGACTACTCGTCCGGTGAGGAAGACTACGATAGTGCTGACGactacgacgaggaagaagaagcgccgcagaagaacaacaaccaacggcggcgccggccattgcaaaaggccaagaacgagGAAGTCTACTCCGATGAAGATGACTATGCTTCGGACGAAtacgacgacgatgatgattacTCCGATGACGGGGACGATGTGGTCCAGGGCAAGTCCATGCAGCCCTACATGCAGCAGCGCGGGATGCAGATGGGCCAGATCTCCGGCGGGATGAATGAGGCGCcgcagaaggaggagaagagtaTGCTCGATGAGGAGGGCATGAAGTTGAGGCTGGAGCTGAATCTTGAGATTGAGATCGAGCTGAAGGCTCGCATTCACGGCGATTTGACCATTGCACTCATGTAA
- a CDS encoding uncharacterized protein (ID:PFLUO_007045-T1.cds;~source:funannotate) — MADSQTTTPNKPKPPKLGKKNTPAKQEQTPPPSEKQEEETGSDAENKENDEPAQQEPDAEQEGQENGAQEEQAEPEPEPEPEPQPQKERRRRRRPRPQESDVESVKRSDMDDSQPQQQRQRTRRTRQAQQQQGQGQSDGGPLGGLGGADQAGQMVQNTAGNAVNGATDSAGKAVGGILGGAQNEAKGEDDGGRDEQLRLRLDLNLDIEIQLKAKIHGDLTLGLLN; from the exons ATGGCCGATTCCCAGACTACCACACCCAACAAGCCGAAGCCTCCCAAGTTGGGCAAGAAGAATACTCCCGCCAAGCAAGAGCAGACCccgccgccgtcggagaagcaggaagaagaaaccgGGTCTGACGCcgagaacaaagaaaacgacGAGCCTGCCCAGCAAGAGCCAGACGCGGAgcaagaagggcaagaaaacGGCGCTCAGGAGGAACAAGCTGAACCGGAacctgagcctgagcctgagcctcAACCCCAAAAAGaacgtcgtcgccgtcgccgtccCCGTCCCCAAGAATCAGACGTGGAATCCGTCAAACGCAGCGACATGGACGACTcccagccgcagcaacaaCGCCAGCGCACGCGCCGCACGCGccaggcccagcagcagcagggccagggccaaTCCGACGGCGGTCcgctcggcggcctcggcggcgcggATCAGGCCGGTCAAATGGTGCAAAACACAGCTGGTAATGCCGTGAATGGGGCGACTGACAGCGCGGGCAAGGCCGTTGGTGGCATCCTAGGTGGTGCCCAAAACGAAGCCAAGGGAGAGGACGATGGTGGGCGCGATGAGCAATTGCGTCTCCGATTGGATCTGAACTTGGATATTGAGATTCAGTTGAAGGCTAAGATCCATGGTGATCTAACGCTGGGTTTGCT TAACTGA
- a CDS encoding uncharacterized protein (ID:PFLUO_007046-T1.cds;~source:funannotate) gives MTVADLFPAFLPRRRAAWPFEPAASSQSLARLGSGLDTEWEKSDSPPEQRHRQGSRFTRLWFWTEALRRRAQNRIVGQEQEATAEMKFSHSIQFNAVPDWSSNYIAYSNLKKLIYTLEKQVNRADGAADVESSPLLGSVSNPDAIFKRALDGEMDKICTFYQQKQAEIFETTDQLMREAAIYLSETDGVNMDPVSETVIKARTMSSSSRQGTGSIFQNFGFGHHRRSSAISEDDTDEEHSPTFTPRQRARQSTDGESTNLEDGHDLADSAFFGAASSRGPQDFSSGDQTLFALYNAGVSLKKRLIECYVSLCELRSFIELNKTGFAKALKKYDKTLYRNLRREYLNSVVYPAAPFTESTMASVDNTIEKVEGIYADAVTKGNRGLASRELRLHLREHVVWERNTVWREMIEIERRAQAANVGIRRTLLGGDEDPATARRQGDKQEIRTMQVATPLGRFHFPLWLCGLSFGTLIFTVAVFGALLAVPVMDTPEQQNCLAMLVLVSMLWATEAIPLFVTSLLIPFLTVILGIVRSDDKPHKRLGPHEAVGMVFSAMWTPVIMLLLGGFTIAAALSKYDIARRMAMFVLSKAGSKPHVVLLTNMFVSMFLSMWISNVASPVLCYSIIQPLLRNMPPESNFAKSLVLGIALAANVGGAASPIASPQNIIALQNMYPSISWGTWFFISLPVCIISILLIWGLLLATFHPGRNATIIPIRPVKDRFTGVQYFVSAVTLVTIALWCASHQLEHVFGDMGVIAIIPMILFFGTGILNKEDFNNFLWTIIILAAGGLCLGKAVTSSGLLHTIASAIIVRVEHLSLYSVLLVFSALILVIATFISHTVAALIILPLVRQVGVSMEDPHPNLLVMASALMCSVAMALPTSGFPNMSELLFLHFFLSFVPVNPVVIAAIMTEVPQTGQRYLQVRHFLTRGIPSSLMSFVVIVTIGYGLMYVAGL, from the exons ATGACCGTGGCCGACCTCTTCCCGGCCTTTCTTCCACGACG CCGTGCTGCGTGGCCCTTTGAGCCCGCTGCCAGCTCACAGTCACTAGCAAGGCTTGGTTCAGGGCTAGACACcgagtgggagaagagcgaCTCCCCGCCAGAACAGCGCCACCGGCAGGGTTCCCGCTTCACACGACTCTGGTTCTGGACAGAGGCCCTTCGACGTCGCGCTCAGAACCGCATTGTTggacaagaacaagaagctACCGCCGAGATGAAGTTCTCTCACAGCATTCAGTTCAATGCGGTGCCGGATTGGAGTTCCAATTACATTGCGTATAGCAATCTCAAGAAGTT GATCTACACACTTGAGAAGCAGGTCAACCGAGcggatggcgctgctgaTGTTGAGTCCTCTCCGCTGCTAGGTTCGGTGAGCAACCCGGATGCCATCTTCAAACGGGCGCTCGATGGAGAAATGGATAAGATCTGTACCTTCTATCAGCAGAAGCAGGCAGAGATATTTGAGACTACAGATCAGTTGATGCGGGAAGCCGCTATCTACCTGTCAGAAACTGATGGGGTCAACATGGATCCCGTGAGTGAGACCGTCATCAAGGCACGAACGATGAGCTCGAGCTCCCGCCAGGGTACAGGAAGTATCTTCCAGAACTTCGGGTTtggtcatcaccggcggTCTAGCGCAATCAGTGAAGACGATACTGATGAAGAGCACTCGCCGACGTTTACTCCTAGGCAGCGAGCGAGGCAATCGACTGATGGCGAGTCGACCAATCTAGAGGATGGACATGACCTAGCAGATTCCGCTTTCTTTGGCGCAGCCTCCAGCCGTGGCCCACAAGATTTCTCTTCTGGCGACCAAACCCTTTTTGCCTTGTACAACGCTGGTGTTTCCCTTAAAAAGCGCCTCATCGAATGCTACGTTTCCCTCTGCGAACTTCGCTCCTTCATCGAACTCAACAAGACCGGCTTCGCCAAAGCTCTGAAGAAGTACGACAAGACTCTGTACCGCAACCTTCGACGCGAGTACCTTAACTCGGTTGTGTATCCCGCGGCTCCCTTCACTGAAAGCACCATGGCTTCCGTTGACAACACCatcgagaaggtcgagggcATCTACGCCGACGCCGTCACTAAGGGCAACCGTGGGCTGGCCAGTCGCGAGCTGCGTCTGCACCTGCGTGAGCATGTCGTATGGGAGCGCAACACGGTCTGGCGCGAGatgatcgagatcgagcgTCGCGCCCAGGCTGCCAACGTGGGTATCCGTCGTACTCTGCTGGGTGGCGATGAGGACCCGGCTACCGCGCGCCGCCAAGGAGACAAGCAGGAGATTCGCACCATGCAGGTTGCGACTCCTCTCGGGCGCTTCCATTTCCCGCTTTGGCTTTGCGGCCTGAGCTTCGGTACTCTGATCTTCACAGTTGCTGTGTTCGGCGCCTTGCTGGCGGTCCCAGTGATGGACACCCCCGAACAGCAGAACTGCCTGGCCATGCTCGTTCTCGTCAGTATGCTCTGGGCCACCGAGGCCATTCCTCTCTTCGTGACGTCTCTCTTGATCCCATTCCTGACCGTGATCCTGGGTATCGTCCGATCGGACGACAAGCCGCACAAGCGGCTGGGCCCCCATGAGGCTGTGGGCATGGTGTTTTCGGCCATGTGGACTCCGGTGATTATGCTCCTGCTTGGTGGGTTCACTATTGCGGCTGCACTGTCGAAGTATGACATCGCGCGTCGCATGGCCATGTTCGTCCTGAGCAAGGCCGGATCCAAGCCACACGTCGTCCTTCTTACCAACATGTTTGTGAGCATGTTCCTGAGCATGTGGATCAGCAACGTCGCGTCCCCTGTGCTGTGCTACTCGATCATCCAGCCTCTCCTGCGCAACATGCCCCCCGAGTCGAACTTTGCCAAATCGCTCGTGTTGGGAATTGCGCTCGCTGCCAATGTCGGTGGCGCTGCTTCTCCGATCGCCTCGCCACAGAATATCATCGCGCTGCAGAACATGTACCCAAGCATCAGCTGGGGCACCTGGTTCTTCATCTCTCTGCCCGTCTGCATCATCTCGATCCTGCTCATCTGGGGCCTGCTGTTGGCGACCTTCCACCCTGGCCGCAACGCTACCATCATTCCCATTCGACCCGTCAAGGATCGTTTCACCGGCGTTCAGTATTTCGTTAGCGCGGTGACCCTGGTCACGATCGCCCTCTGGTGCGCCAGCCACCAACTTGAGCATGTCTTCGGGGACATGGGCGTCATCGCGATCATTCCcatgatcttgttcttcggCACTGGCATTCTCAACAAGGAAGACTTTAACAACTTCCTGTGgaccatcatcatcctcgccgccggcggaCTCTGCCTGGGCAAGGCCGTCACCTCGTCCGGGTTGCTGCACACTATTgcctcggccatcatcgtgCGCGTCGAACATCTCAGCCTGTACAGCGTGCTGCTCGTCTTCTCAGCCCTGATCCTAGTCATAGCCACCTTCATCTCGCACACCGTCGCCGCACTGATTATCCTGCCGCTCGTTCGCCAGGTCGGCGTCAGCATGGAAGATCCCCACCCGAACCTGCTCGTCATGGCCAGTGCCTTGATGTGCTCCGTGGCGATGGCCCTGCCCACAAGCGGCTTCCCTAATATGAGTGAGctccttttcctccatttcTTTCTGTCATTTGTCCCCGTTAACCCAGTTGTTATAGCCGCTATCATGACCGAGGTCCCTCAGACGGGCCAGCGATACCTCCAAGTCCGCCACTTCCTCACTCGGGGCATTCCATCGAGTCTGATGTCCTTTGTGGTGATTGTCACCATTGGCTATGGGCTGATGTATGTGGCCGGGCTGTAA
- a CDS encoding uncharacterized protein (ID:PFLUO_007047-T1.cds;~source:funannotate) — protein MPPRFNLCTAQKVISAFRQPPLASPRKLAIHPRFRAAQSTTPLQKRWNSSRNDAEDLPERPKGPSEDPLPDVSEEAAEIDRIMNKEKRCDGQPASPELEQGTPVSEILSRDKEAMKHMPKVMQDQVKKNGGSRSFSTSARSRLPDVQETNAAREDPSIAMVASMIGQATEQAPGLEAERHSGLKFDYPVSPANTKTLNFRKRYDTLQEQFTKMIMEDGKLSRAQKVMASILDQLRTSPAPQVNARRRLLGAPPAPQLPLDPVLYLTLIVDSVAPLFRIRQQKGLTGGGTAVQIPHPLTLRQRRRSAIKWIIDASDKRRDTHVAQRIANELLAVAEGRSGVWERRDQQHKLGIAGRANLGLAPRRR, from the exons ATGCCACCCCGGTTCAATCTCTGCACAGCTCAAAAGGTGATCTCCGCCTTTCGCCAACCGCCCCTCGCCTCTCCGCGGAAACTCGCCATCCACCCCCGATTCCGTGCCGCACAGTCGACGACCCCCCTACAGAAGCGATGGAACTCGTCGAGGAATGACGCGGAGGATCTGCCAGAAAGACCAAAGGGTCCCTCGGAAGACCCGCTGCCGGATGTTAGCGAGGAGGCAGCGGAGATAGATCGGATCATGAACAAGGAGAAGCGGTGTGATGGGCAGCCGGCGAGTCCGGAGTTGGAGCAGGGCACGCCTGTTTCTGAG ATCCTCTCCCGCGACAAGGAGGCCATGAAGCACATGCCCAAGGTGATGCAGGACCAGGTTAAGAAGAACGGCGGCTCGCGCTCATTCTCGACCTCAGCGCGCAGCCGGTTGCCGGATGTTCAGGAGACCAACGCCGCTAGGGAGGACCCGTCCATTGCCATGGTGGCCAGCATGATTGGGCAGGCCACCGAGCAGGCCCCGGGGCTGGAAGCCGAGAGGCACTCGGGCCTCAAGTTCGATTACCCCGTGTCCCCAGCCAATACCAAGACGCTCAATTTTCGGAAGCGTTACGATACCCTGCAGGAGCAGTTCACCAAGATGATTATGGAGGACGGCAAGCTGAGTCGCGCGCAGAAGGTCATGGCCTCCATTTTGGACCAGCTCCGCACCTCACCCGCTCCCCAGGTGAATGCTCGCCGGCGTCTACTCGGCGCACCGCCCGCTCCCCAGCTGCCCCTCGACCCTGTGCTCTATTTGACCTTGATTGTCGACTCGGTGGCCCCTCTCTTCCGTATTCGACAGCAGAAGGGTCTTACCGGCGGTGGTACCGCTGTGCAAATCCCTCACCCGCTGACGCtgcgccagcgccgccggTCGGCTATCAAATGGATCATTGATGCCTCTGACAAGCGCCGGGACACTCATGTGGCTCAGCGGATTGCTAATGAGCTATTGGCTGTCGCTGAGGGCCGCAGTGGTGTCTGGGAGCGTCGGGACCAGCAGCATAAGCTGGGTATTGCCGGTCGGGCGAATCTGGGACTTGCTCCCCGTCGGCGGTGA
- a CDS encoding uncharacterized protein (ID:PFLUO_007048-T1.cds;~source:funannotate), with amino-acid sequence MLKRSATGTWLPAWVPESTLTLSFLLLICSIVQSATGGYDGSMLNGLNILASYTDYFNLNPVTTGLNTASVNIGGAIGPLVAGVITDKLGRRPAIFWGSVWTIVGIILQTAAQDIAMFVVARIILGFGSAITGVAGGIYLSEVFSSRWRAWGVGLLNDFYYVGALLAAGITLGTGQWQSTWAWRAPSLFQAVFSLLCILTLPFIPESPRWLVHQGLYEEARLSVAQSNANGDVSDPIVLAIFKEIVDTLKWEKEEGHTMNPMEIFKTPSARKRLLIGMSPGPFSCIAGNIIASYYFGAELDTAGITNRNDQLKAALLSICLFLIGGLSKMYASNPSGASNSLVYGNVAVMFLFQGFYSIAWTPLLYLYPPEIMNYSIRANGVAFSSFVLNAFALVFTFIMPIAINNIGWKIYVINASWDVVILGLIAYYWVETKGKTLEEIDALFEGEKHSSVPDIERIRNGDKQIDTTIIEEQLIAELDPTRAKVSGSEIVA; translated from the exons ATGTTGAAGAGGTCTGCAACGGGAACATGGCTGCCCGCATGGGTGCCCGAGTCTACTTTGACCCTCTCATTCCTGTTGCTCATTTGCTCGATCGTTCAATCTGCG ACGGGTGGTTATGACGGATCTATGCTGAACGGGCTCAATATCCTAGCATCCTATACCGACTATTTCAATTTGAATCCTGTGACGACTGGTCTCAATACAGCATCGGTGAACATCGGTGGAGCTATCGGTCCCTTGGTTGCTGGAGTGATCACAGACAAATTGGGTCGGCGCCCAGCAATCTTCTGGGGATCAGTGTGGACGATTGTTGGAATTATTCTTCAAACCGCTGCACAGGACATTGCAATGTTTGTTGTGGCCCGAATCATCCTTGGATTTGGAAGCGCAATCACCGGTGTGGCTGGAGGGATTTACCTCTCCGAAGTATTCTCGAGCCGGTGGCGTGCATGGGGGGTCGGACTATTGAATGACTTCTACTA TGTTGGGGCGCTTCTTGCGGCCGGTATCACTCTCGGCACAGGGCAATGGCAATCGACATGGGCTTGGCGAGCACCTTCCCTTTTCCAAGCGGTTTTCTCCTTGCTTTGCATATTGACTTTGCCTTTCAT TCCCGAATCTCCTCGGTGGCTTGTTCACCAGGGCCTATATGAGGAAGCCAGATTGTCAGTTGCGCAATCCAATGCCAATGGAGATGTCTCCGACCCTATCGTTCTCGCGATCTTCAAGGAAATCGTGGATACATTAAAATGGGAAAAGGAGGAGGGGCATACTATGAACCCTATGGAAATTTTCAAAACTCCCTCGGCGAGAAAGCGCCTTCTCATCGGCATGTCGCCCGGGCCATTCTCCTGTATTGCGGGCAACATCATCGCATCGTATTACTTTGGCGCGGAGCTTGATACGGCCGGCATCACCAACCGAAACGATCAGCTCAAGGCA GCCCTTCTCAGCATCTGTCTATTCCTCATTGGTGGATTGTCCAAGATGTATGCTTCGAACCCAAGCGGGGCCTCCAACTCACTCGTTTACGGAAATGTTGCGGTCATGTTCCTGTTTCAAGGATTTTATTCAATCGCGTGGACGCCGCTTCTTTACCTTTACCCGCCTGAGATTATGAACTACTCCATTCGTGCCAATGGAGTCGCATTTTCATCATTCGTGTTGAACGCTTTTGC ACTCGTCTTTACCTTTATCATGCCAATTGCTATCAACAACATTGGATGGAAGATATACGTGATCAACGCGTCGTGGGATGTTGTCATCCTGGGTCTCATC GCATATTACTGGGTGGAAACCAAGGGGAAAACcctcgaggagattgatgcGTTGTTTGAAGGCGAGAAGCATTCTTCTGTGCCAGATATTGAGAGAATCCGGAATGGTGACAAACAGATCGATACCACGATTatcgaggagcagctgaTCGCTGAGCTGGACCCGACGAGAGCCAAGGTTTCGGGCAGTGAGATCGTTGCCTGA